A window of Dictyoglomus sp. NZ13-RE01 contains these coding sequences:
- a CDS encoding peptide ABC transporter permease, protein MRDHALNPFIKYLGRRFLFLLITYFIALTIVFILPRAIPGNPLASLLGRISQQAQVNPEYIRSVEKTLMEEFGLGKPVIVQYFEFIGKALKGDLGTSISAYPKKVLDLVIPVIPWTLALLIPSILIAWIVGNTLGAFAGYRRGSLVDKIALNTSLVIGQIPYYWLGMLLIFALTVKLKIFPGQGGYTQGTIPNFSLNFILDVLSHYILPSLSIIISSLGGWAIGTRMLVVNELDSDYVSFSEHLGVKSNTIFGYVFRNSLLPQVTGLALSLGSSLGGALITEIIFNYPGTGYLLFRALSTLDYPLIQGIFVILIASIYLANFFVDFVYAVIDPRVRLGQGES, encoded by the coding sequence ATGCGGGACCATGCACTAAATCCTTTTATAAAGTACCTTGGAAGAAGATTCTTATTCCTACTTATCACATATTTTATAGCTCTGACTATAGTGTTTATCCTGCCCCGAGCAATACCTGGAAACCCATTGGCAAGCCTGCTGGGAAGAATTTCCCAGCAGGCTCAGGTTAATCCTGAGTATATAAGAAGTGTTGAAAAAACTTTAATGGAGGAATTTGGGCTTGGAAAACCTGTAATTGTGCAATATTTTGAGTTTATTGGAAAGGCTTTAAAAGGAGATTTAGGAACATCTATATCAGCATATCCCAAAAAAGTACTTGATTTGGTTATTCCAGTAATCCCATGGACTTTGGCTTTATTAATTCCTTCAATTTTGATTGCGTGGATTGTGGGAAATACGCTTGGGGCTTTTGCTGGTTATAGAAGGGGTTCTTTAGTAGATAAAATTGCTCTGAATACCTCCCTTGTCATTGGTCAAATACCATACTACTGGCTTGGTATGCTTTTAATTTTTGCTCTTACTGTGAAACTTAAAATTTTCCCAGGGCAAGGTGGTTATACTCAGGGAACTATTCCTAATTTTAGTCTTAATTTTATTTTAGATGTTTTGTCTCATTACATTTTGCCATCACTATCCATTATTATTTCTTCCCTTGGAGGATGGGCTATTGGAACAAGAATGTTAGTAGTTAATGAGCTTGATTCTGATTATGTAAGTTTTAGTGAGCATTTAGGAGTAAAAAGTAATACCATATTTGGATATGTCTTTAGGAATTCTTTGCTTCCTCAGGTAACTGGACTTGCTCTAAGTCTTGGAAGTTCCTTGGGTGGTGCCCTTATAACAGAGATTATCTTTAATTATCCTGGAACAGGATATCTTCTCTTTAGAGCTTTAAGTACCTTAGATTACCCTCTTATTCAAGGAATTTTTGTTATTCTTATAGCATCCATATATCTTGCCAATTTCTTTGTGGATTTTGTATATGCGGTAATAGATCCAAGAGTAAGATTAGGACAAGGAGAGAGCTAA
- a CDS encoding transporter — translation MEGIIYLLNTLINYLTNPSILFNCAWATLLGIIIGALPGLTATMGIALLTGLTFGFPSELAIVMLVCIYVSAIYGGSRSAILINIPGTPANAATTLDGYPLARSGRAGEALTTATIASAIGSFIGVLSIFIFAPLLGQIALKFGSWEFAWLAIFGITICGTLTAPKDPLKGWIAGFLGLLLAQIGMEPIGAYPRYSFGFLQLMGGIALIPVLVGVYGIPEILTSMKEYGKREIIHEIKGRSIPNISILIKNWVNIIRSGLISVLIGVIPGVGEDVAAWVSYDLAKRASKEKDKFGKGSIEGLIAAETGNNACVGGAIIPVLTLAVPGSAPAAVLLAAMWLHGLRPGPLLPIENPMFIYKTAAMMLFATILMTIFGLLLTRLFLKILTIDNAILMPIIFVLCVLGVYAINVRIFDIFVMLIFGIIGYFMRIMEYPAAPFVLGFILGPMADENIRRALIITKGDITPFFTRPICIVLIVLTLLSALVRYRPKVKEG, via the coding sequence ATGGAAGGTATAATATACCTTTTAAATACATTAATAAATTATCTTACAAATCCTTCGATACTTTTTAATTGTGCTTGGGCTACACTTCTTGGAATTATTATTGGAGCCTTGCCAGGACTTACAGCTACTATGGGAATTGCTCTTCTTACTGGATTAACCTTTGGTTTTCCATCAGAACTTGCTATAGTAATGCTTGTTTGCATATATGTTAGTGCAATATATGGGGGAAGTAGATCCGCCATTCTAATAAATATTCCAGGAACTCCAGCAAACGCTGCCACTACTTTGGATGGTTATCCTTTGGCAAGATCAGGAAGGGCGGGGGAAGCATTAACTACTGCAACTATTGCATCTGCTATAGGCTCTTTTATTGGTGTTCTTTCTATATTTATCTTTGCTCCTCTTTTAGGACAGATAGCTTTAAAATTTGGTTCTTGGGAGTTCGCTTGGCTTGCAATATTTGGAATAACCATTTGTGGAACTCTTACTGCACCTAAAGATCCACTAAAAGGTTGGATAGCTGGATTTTTAGGACTTTTATTAGCTCAGATTGGTATGGAACCAATTGGAGCTTATCCCAGATATTCTTTTGGCTTTTTACAACTTATGGGAGGTATAGCATTAATTCCTGTATTAGTTGGGGTTTACGGGATACCAGAAATTTTAACAAGTATGAAAGAGTATGGTAAAAGAGAAATAATACATGAGATTAAAGGGAGATCAATTCCTAACATATCTATCCTTATTAAAAATTGGGTAAATATTATAAGATCTGGATTGATCAGTGTTTTGATAGGTGTAATTCCAGGAGTAGGAGAGGACGTTGCTGCATGGGTATCTTATGATCTTGCTAAGAGGGCAAGTAAAGAAAAAGATAAATTTGGAAAAGGCTCCATAGAAGGATTAATTGCAGCAGAAACTGGAAATAATGCATGTGTTGGAGGAGCTATAATTCCTGTCTTAACTTTGGCTGTTCCTGGAAGTGCACCAGCAGCAGTTTTATTAGCAGCGATGTGGCTTCATGGATTAAGACCTGGTCCACTTTTACCTATTGAAAATCCTATGTTTATTTATAAAACAGCTGCTATGATGCTTTTTGCTACAATTTTAATGACCATATTTGGTTTACTTTTAACAAGACTCTTCCTTAAGATACTAACTATTGATAATGCAATTTTAATGCCTATTATTTTTGTTCTTTGTGTTTTAGGTGTTTATGCAATAAACGTAAGAATATTTGATATTTTTGTAATGCTAATCTTTGGAATAATAGGATATTTTATGAGAATTATGGAATATCCAGCTGCACCATTTGTTTTGGGTTTCATTCTTGGACCTATGGCGGATGAAAATATTAGAAGAGCATTGATCATTACAAAAGGAGACATAACTCCATTTTTCACAAGACCAATATGTATTGTACTTATAGTTTTAACTCTTTTATCTGCTCTTGTGAGATATAGACCAAAAGTGAAGGAGGGATAA
- a CDS encoding peptide ABC transporter permease — protein sequence MLRTIFKPLFRNKKFISAFSVFILIVLMGIVGPILYPKDPTAYAGPMESPPSKDFPLGTDTYGHDLLAQLLNGIRTSLYIGFLSAVISMIIGLLIGSISAVRGGVVDDLLMSFTNIVLTIPQILLAILIATYLKVRSAEVVAILLGILGWPWFARAVRAQLLSLINREYVYLSRLAGYTDIQIAFEDLLPGIATYALMSFILFINGGIMGEAGLSLIGLGPTKGVSLGLILQWAVLMEAVRRGMWWWFIPPGVIIVALTSSLLIVTTTMDEIFNPRLRER from the coding sequence ATGTTAAGAACTATTTTTAAACCATTATTCAGAAATAAAAAGTTTATCTCCGCTTTTTCTGTTTTTATTTTGATCGTCTTGATGGGAATCGTTGGTCCTATTTTGTATCCAAAGGACCCTACAGCCTATGCAGGTCCTATGGAATCTCCTCCATCTAAGGATTTCCCTTTAGGGACAGATACCTATGGTCATGATCTATTGGCTCAGCTTTTAAATGGTATTAGAACCTCTCTTTATATTGGATTTTTGTCTGCTGTTATTTCTATGATCATTGGTCTTCTAATTGGGTCTATCTCTGCGGTAAGAGGTGGTGTTGTAGATGATCTTTTGATGTCCTTTACTAATATTGTTTTAACCATACCGCAGATCCTTTTAGCCATATTAATTGCTACATATCTTAAGGTGAGGAGTGCTGAGGTTGTGGCAATCCTTTTGGGAATCTTAGGTTGGCCATGGTTTGCTCGTGCTGTTAGGGCTCAACTTTTATCCCTAATTAATAGGGAATATGTTTATTTATCAAGGCTTGCAGGCTATACAGATATTCAAATCGCCTTTGAGGACCTTTTACCTGGCATTGCTACCTATGCATTGATGTCGTTTATCCTATTCATAAATGGTGGAATAATGGGAGAAGCGGGATTAAGCCTCATAGGTTTAGGACCTACAAAGGGAGTTTCTTTGGGATTGATTCTTCAATGGGCTGTATTAATGGAAGCGGTTAGAAGAGGTATGTGGTGGTGGTTTATACCTCCTGGAGTGATAATTGTTGCTTTAACCTCCTCCCTATTAATAGTTACAACAACGATGGATGAAATATTCAATCCAAGATTGAGGGAGAGGTGA
- a CDS encoding 2-keto-3-deoxygluconate kinase: MCMDVISYGEVMLRFTPERFRTFVASNSWNVEVGGTEANVLINLSLLGVSTSFITFFPDNFLGYKAYCELRKYGVGVEKTRLVSYGRMGMYFVEFHHRSFGIQVIYDRKDSAFSLTPLSEEDLEYFRRAKLIHLTGITPSLSDVCRDNQIKILKSKGGNQKISFDVNFRKKLWEEEDFKRYLKEVMDYIDILFIKKEDYNILFSNEEDEEKILHNLQKDFGEEKIFVLTKGEEGATAIYKGEMCSVSSYNTDIVDRIGAGDAFTAGFLYGYLNNKDLKECVDLGNILASVKMSVFGDFISVDRRTLEQFLENSIRSVER; encoded by the coding sequence ATGTGCATGGATGTTATTTCCTATGGGGAGGTAATGCTAAGGTTTACTCCTGAGAGATTTAGAACTTTTGTTGCAAGCAATTCTTGGAATGTTGAAGTGGGCGGAACTGAAGCGAATGTACTTATAAACTTGTCTCTTCTTGGTGTATCAACATCTTTTATTACCTTTTTTCCTGACAACTTTTTAGGCTATAAAGCCTATTGCGAATTAAGAAAATATGGGGTAGGGGTGGAGAAAACGAGGCTTGTTTCTTATGGAAGAATGGGGATGTATTTTGTAGAGTTTCATCACAGGAGTTTTGGTATTCAAGTAATTTATGATAGGAAAGATTCTGCTTTTTCTCTTACTCCTCTTTCGGAAGAGGATTTAGAATACTTTAGGAGAGCCAAACTTATACACCTTACAGGTATAACTCCCAGTTTAAGTGATGTATGCAGAGATAATCAGATTAAGATATTAAAGTCTAAGGGGGGAAATCAGAAGATATCATTTGATGTGAATTTTAGGAAGAAGCTTTGGGAGGAGGAAGATTTTAAGAGATATCTAAAGGAGGTAATGGATTACATAGACATTTTATTTATAAAGAAAGAGGATTACAATATTCTTTTTTCTAATGAAGAAGACGAGGAAAAAATTCTTCATAATTTACAGAAAGATTTTGGAGAAGAAAAGATATTTGTTTTGACAAAGGGAGAAGAAGGAGCGACAGCTATTTATAAAGGTGAAATGTGTTCTGTCTCTTCTTATAATACTGATATAGTAGATCGTATAGGGGCAGGAGATGCTTTTACTGCTGGTTTTCTATATGGGTATTTAAATAATAAAGACTTGAAGGAGTGTGTTGATTTGGGTAACATTTTGGCGAGTGTTAAAATGAGTGTATTTGGGGACTTTATCTCGGTTGATAGAAGAACTTTGGAGCAATTTTTAGAAAATAGTATAAGGAGCGTAGAGAGATGA
- a CDS encoding haloacid dehalogenase, giving the protein MIKSVWFDLDGTLLINDVDIFLKEYFKLIAIKIKEKSLGDPSEIISHLQKAVYYMVENKGPKNNEDAFWDHFGQYVDKDAFYKFFDEFYRIDFPRLKYLTKPNPYAKDVVKLAFDLGLKVVIATNAVFPLIAIKERLSWAGVDNFPYFLITSMENMHACKPSIEYYKEILEIVGEEPESCLMVGNDIKEDLIAKKLLINTYLISDDRKMDLKSLEIKPDFIAPLKDLMEILPLLSKA; this is encoded by the coding sequence ATGATAAAAAGTGTATGGTTTGATTTAGATGGCACTTTGCTAATTAATGATGTTGATATTTTTTTAAAGGAATATTTTAAGCTTATAGCCATTAAAATCAAGGAGAAATCCCTTGGTGATCCTTCTGAAATAATTTCTCATTTGCAAAAAGCAGTCTATTATATGGTAGAAAATAAAGGTCCTAAAAATAATGAGGATGCTTTTTGGGACCATTTTGGGCAGTATGTAGATAAAGATGCATTTTATAAATTTTTTGATGAGTTCTATAGGATAGATTTTCCAAGATTAAAATATCTTACCAAACCAAATCCATATGCTAAGGATGTTGTAAAACTTGCTTTTGATTTAGGATTGAAAGTGGTTATTGCGACGAATGCAGTATTTCCATTAATAGCTATAAAAGAGAGACTTTCTTGGGCAGGTGTGGATAATTTCCCCTACTTTTTGATAACCTCTATGGAGAATATGCACGCCTGTAAGCCATCTATTGAGTATTATAAGGAGATCTTAGAGATTGTTGGGGAAGAGCCTGAATCTTGTCTCATGGTGGGAAATGATATAAAAGAAGATTTAATAGCTAAGAAACTTTTAATCAATACTTATCTTATATCAGATGATAGGAAAATGGATTTAAAATCATTGGAGATTAAACCTGATTTTATTGCTCCATTAAAGGATCTGATGGAGATTCTTCCTCTTCTTTCTAAGGCTTAA
- a CDS encoding dipeptide/oligopeptide/nickel ABC transporter ATP-binding protein, giving the protein MPLLEVRNLNKIYELGFIRKKYIHAVKNVSFSMEQGEIVSLVGESGSGKTTTAKIILGLVKPTSGDVIIDGKRLEDYFKNMESVRDLRRKVHAVFQDPFASYNPFYPIDRVLHQAIRLIGFSPESNEAKELIDIALKNVGLDPESILGKYPHQLSGGEKQRIMIARCFLLMPKLIVADEPVSMIDASTRGGVIKLFEKLRKVQNTSVLFITHDMGLAYYISDRILIMHLGEIVEEGTPDEIISNPKHEYTKRLIGSIPTLYKKWEDLEKAKV; this is encoded by the coding sequence ATGCCATTACTTGAGGTAAGAAATTTAAACAAGATCTATGAGCTTGGGTTTATAAGAAAAAAGTATATTCATGCGGTAAAAAATGTATCCTTTAGTATGGAGCAAGGAGAGATTGTATCTTTGGTGGGAGAGAGCGGTTCTGGAAAAACAACCACTGCAAAGATAATTCTTGGATTGGTAAAGCCAACCTCTGGAGATGTAATTATAGATGGAAAGAGATTGGAAGACTACTTTAAGAATATGGAAAGTGTTAGAGATTTGAGAAGAAAGGTTCATGCAGTCTTTCAAGATCCTTTTGCCAGCTACAATCCCTTTTATCCTATAGATAGGGTGCTTCACCAGGCAATAAGGTTAATTGGTTTTAGTCCAGAAAGTAACGAGGCAAAGGAACTAATAGATATTGCACTGAAAAATGTGGGCTTAGATCCAGAATCAATTCTTGGTAAGTATCCCCATCAGCTTTCCGGAGGAGAAAAACAAAGAATTATGATTGCCCGTTGCTTTTTATTGATGCCTAAACTTATTGTGGCAGATGAGCCAGTATCAATGATAGATGCCTCTACCCGTGGAGGTGTAATAAAACTTTTTGAAAAGTTGAGAAAAGTGCAAAACACATCTGTTTTATTTATAACTCATGATATGGGATTAGCCTATTATATATCTGATAGAATCCTTATTATGCACTTAGGAGAGATTGTAGAAGAAGGAACACCAGATGAAATAATATCCAATCCTAAGCATGAATATACAAAAAGACTTATCGGGAGTATTCCTACTCTATATAAGAAGTGGGAAGATTTGGAAAAGGCTAAGGTTTAG
- a CDS encoding 3-phosphoglycerate dehydrogenase, with the protein MRILIKFPFKEEHIKRILNTRKDIEIVNSIEDAEVIVCWHLEREEFLMAKNLKWIQAGGAGIDNFLYPELVNSDVILTNASGVHPKPIAEHTFALILSFTRNIHKSIKNQMERKWERENLEDCDELTGKTMGIIGYGKIGQEIGRIAKCFGMRVLGLKRNLEKKNLDVIPDKLLTYNELDELLKESDIIVISAPLTEETRELIKERELSLMKNTAIIVNIGRGQIIKESALIKALEENRIKGALLDVTYEEPLPKESPLWNFPSVIITPHIAGVTPFYMDRLLEIFLKNLNAYPDISKMVNVVDKRLGY; encoded by the coding sequence ATGAGAATATTAATAAAATTCCCCTTTAAAGAAGAGCATATAAAAAGAATACTAAATACAAGAAAAGATATTGAAATTGTAAACTCTATAGAGGACGCTGAAGTAATAGTATGCTGGCATTTAGAAAGAGAAGAATTTTTAATGGCAAAAAATTTAAAATGGATACAGGCAGGAGGAGCTGGTATTGACAACTTCTTATATCCAGAACTTGTAAACTCTGATGTTATATTAACCAATGCCAGTGGTGTACACCCAAAACCTATTGCAGAACATACCTTTGCTCTTATTTTATCTTTCACGAGAAATATTCATAAATCCATAAAAAATCAGATGGAAAGAAAATGGGAAAGAGAAAATTTAGAGGATTGTGATGAGCTTACTGGGAAAACTATGGGTATCATAGGATACGGGAAAATAGGGCAAGAAATAGGGAGAATTGCAAAATGTTTTGGCATGAGGGTCTTAGGTCTTAAAAGGAATTTAGAAAAGAAAAATTTGGATGTAATTCCTGACAAACTATTAACTTATAACGAATTGGATGAACTTTTAAAAGAATCTGATATCATAGTTATATCCGCTCCACTTACAGAGGAGACAAGGGAATTAATCAAAGAAAGAGAATTAAGTCTTATGAAAAATACAGCCATAATTGTAAATATAGGAAGGGGACAGATCATAAAAGAATCCGCTCTAATAAAAGCCTTAGAGGAAAATAGAATAAAAGGAGCCTTATTAGATGTTACCTATGAAGAGCCCCTTCCCAAAGAAAGCCCCCTTTGGAATTTCCCTAGTGTTATCATTACTCCTCATATAGCAGGTGTTACTCCCTTTTATATGGATAGATTATTAGAAATCTTTCTAAAAAATCTTAATGCTTATCCTGATATAAGTAAGATGGTAAATGTGGTGGATAAAAGATTGGGATATTAA
- a CDS encoding PrsW family intramembrane metalloprotease, translating to MWLLILAIAPGIALSWYIYNKDRLEKEPLRLLSLSFLLGILVVPFTALIEIIADYIIFPNKDSILDLAFYSFFGIGLIEEGSKFLIIYKYLYPKEDFNNPFDGIVYSVMVGLGFATLENIFYVVEGGVSTAILRAILAIPDHFLFSLVMGYFLGLAKFTYQFPNNIMKAIIYPSFLHGIYDFLILAHIWWLTPLIFPFVYIMLRRYLKKGKDLISWR from the coding sequence ATGTGGTTGTTAATTTTAGCTATTGCTCCGGGCATAGCCCTTTCTTGGTATATTTATAATAAGGATAGGTTAGAGAAGGAGCCTCTAAGACTTCTTTCCCTTTCTTTTTTATTAGGAATTCTTGTAGTGCCTTTTACTGCTCTCATAGAGATAATAGCGGATTATATTATTTTCCCTAATAAAGATAGTATTTTAGATCTTGCTTTTTACTCTTTTTTCGGTATAGGACTTATAGAGGAGGGCAGTAAATTCCTAATTATTTATAAATACCTATATCCAAAGGAAGACTTTAATAATCCCTTTGATGGCATTGTTTATTCTGTAATGGTAGGATTAGGTTTTGCTACATTAGAAAACATCTTTTATGTGGTTGAAGGAGGAGTTTCTACAGCTATTTTGAGAGCTATCTTGGCCATCCCTGATCATTTTCTTTTTTCTCTTGTGATGGGCTATTTTTTAGGACTTGCTAAGTTTACCTATCAGTTTCCTAATAATATAATGAAAGCTATCATTTATCCTTCCTTTCTTCATGGAATTTATGATTTTCTCATATTAGCCCATATATGGTGGCTTACACCATTAATCTTTCCTTTTGTTTATATAATGTTGAGAAGATATTTAAAAAAGGGTAAAGATTTGATTAGTTGGAGGTAG
- a CDS encoding dipeptide/oligopeptide/nickel ABC transporter ATP-binding protein, translating into MGERLLELKDIKAYYLIGKQYVRAVDGVSIDIDEEIVGIVGESGSGKSTLTNVMLMSIKRPLTLVDGSVYLYSNGNVINLSSLSREELQKKIWGREMSIIPQSAMNALMPTKRIRSYILDVMRSHFEEIDEKEVLKKAGDRFEEIGISREYLDRYPFELSGGMKQRAVIAVATLLNPRLLLADEPTSALDVATQKMVLKTIKDLKDRNIVKSIVFVTHDIATVRQIADRMVVMYAGKIVEEASTEEIVNEPYHPYTKGLLLSVVTPEPEVKKRGISYIPGTPPNLINPPLGCRFYPRCPNRMPICEKEEPVLKSINGRKVACFLYEKR; encoded by the coding sequence ATGGGAGAAAGATTATTAGAGTTAAAGGATATAAAAGCATACTATTTGATTGGAAAGCAATATGTTAGAGCAGTGGATGGAGTATCTATTGATATAGATGAAGAAATTGTAGGTATTGTAGGGGAAAGTGGAAGTGGAAAATCTACACTAACAAATGTAATGCTAATGAGTATAAAAAGACCTCTAACTTTAGTTGATGGCAGTGTATATCTTTATTCCAATGGAAACGTCATTAATCTATCATCTTTAAGTAGGGAGGAGCTTCAGAAGAAGATTTGGGGAAGAGAAATGTCTATTATCCCTCAGTCCGCCATGAATGCTCTTATGCCTACAAAAAGAATTCGTAGCTATATTCTTGATGTAATGAGGTCCCACTTTGAAGAGATAGATGAGAAAGAGGTCTTGAAGAAGGCAGGAGATAGATTTGAGGAGATTGGTATTTCTCGGGAGTACTTAGATAGGTACCCCTTTGAGCTTTCTGGCGGAATGAAACAGAGAGCAGTTATAGCGGTAGCTACCTTATTAAATCCAAGGCTTCTTCTTGCAGATGAGCCCACATCTGCATTAGATGTGGCAACACAAAAGATGGTTTTGAAGACTATTAAAGATTTGAAGGATAGAAACATTGTTAAGAGTATAGTTTTTGTAACTCATGATATAGCTACAGTAAGGCAGATAGCGGATAGAATGGTAGTAATGTATGCAGGGAAAATAGTTGAAGAGGCAAGCACCGAAGAGATAGTAAATGAGCCTTATCATCCTTATACAAAGGGGCTTTTACTTTCAGTAGTAACACCAGAGCCAGAAGTAAAGAAAAGAGGAATTTCATATATTCCAGGTACACCACCTAATCTAATCAATCCTCCTTTGGGATGCAGATTTTATCCTCGTTGTCCCAACAGAATGCCTATCTGTGAAAAGGAGGAGCCTGTGCTGAAAAGCATAAATGGTAGAAAGGTTGCATGCTTTTTATATGAGAAGAGGTGA
- a CDS encoding IclR family transcriptional regulator translates to MKNKVGIGSAAQTLEILEILILAGRELSLKEIAQKTNLHISTVHRYLSTLIDKGYVRKLPSGNYKPGFRILELSNYVLQSLDIREIAHPFLVELMNNTKQTVHLTIKDGYEGVYIDKVEGPETLPMMSRIGMRMPLYSTSFGKVLLAYSSEEEIEDYLRHVPLKPRTKNTITDPEKLKEELRKVRTLGYAFDDEENEIGIRCLGVPIFDYAGKVIAAISISGYFLNFEGERKENLILELKKTGENISNVLRSRR, encoded by the coding sequence ATGAAGAATAAAGTAGGAATTGGTTCTGCAGCTCAAACCTTAGAGATTTTGGAAATTTTAATCTTAGCAGGAAGAGAGTTATCCCTTAAGGAGATAGCTCAAAAGACTAATCTTCATATTTCCACTGTCCATAGATATCTTTCTACTTTGATTGATAAGGGTTATGTAAGGAAATTACCATCGGGGAATTATAAGCCTGGATTTAGAATTCTTGAGCTTTCTAATTATGTTCTCCAAAGCTTAGATATTAGGGAAATTGCCCATCCCTTTCTTGTAGAACTAATGAATAATACAAAGCAAACAGTTCATCTTACTATAAAGGACGGTTATGAAGGGGTCTATATAGATAAAGTGGAGGGTCCAGAAACTCTACCTATGATGTCAAGAATAGGAATGAGGATGCCTCTTTATTCTACAAGTTTTGGAAAGGTACTACTTGCTTATAGTAGTGAAGAGGAAATTGAAGATTATTTAAGACATGTGCCTCTGAAACCAAGAACTAAGAATACTATAACAGATCCAGAAAAGTTAAAGGAGGAGCTTAGGAAGGTAAGAACCTTAGGTTATGCTTTTGATGATGAGGAGAATGAAATAGGGATTAGATGCTTAGGAGTACCCATATTTGATTATGCTGGAAAGGTTATAGCAGCTATTTCCATATCAGGTTACTTTCTGAATTTTGAGGGGGAGAGGAAAGAAAACTTGATTTTGGAGCTTAAGAAAACAGGGGAAAATATAAGTAATGTTTTAAGAAGCAGAAGATAG
- a CDS encoding oxidoreductase has translation MDKVKVGIVGTGFVANIHMASYRENFAFCEVVGVCARNYEHAKGFAEKYNIKKVYKDYHEMLEDKDIDVIDICTPTNVHMDIILESAKAHKHIICEKPLTGYFGEDTEKEDVGNISKRYMWEKVKEKVNIIEKTLEGNNVKFMYAENFVYSPVVSKIKRMIEASKSPIIEIRAEESHSGSHAEYSRRWRTSGGGSLLRMGSHPVGVVLHLKAFEGRLRHGRPIKPIYVVGEVGNLTKISEVQREEKHYIFTNWRDVEDWSCLIITFEDNSKATIFASDTSLGGVKNLVYVYTSQGVIYGNITPNSTILAYAPSPDTWKDEYIAEKIETKAGWNFPFPDEDWIRGYPQEIRGFMECVIHNREPISDFELAKDTVNVIYAGYTSAEEGVRVRVL, from the coding sequence TTGGATAAAGTTAAAGTTGGTATAGTAGGAACAGGTTTTGTTGCGAATATTCATATGGCATCATATAGGGAAAATTTTGCTTTTTGCGAAGTTGTTGGTGTATGTGCAAGAAATTATGAGCATGCAAAAGGTTTTGCAGAAAAGTATAACATAAAAAAGGTTTATAAAGATTATCATGAAATGTTAGAAGATAAGGATATTGATGTTATAGATATATGTACACCCACTAATGTTCATATGGATATTATATTAGAATCTGCAAAAGCCCATAAACATATTATATGTGAAAAACCTCTAACAGGATATTTTGGGGAAGATACCGAAAAAGAGGATGTAGGGAATATATCGAAAAGATATATGTGGGAGAAGGTTAAGGAGAAAGTAAATATTATAGAAAAAACTTTAGAAGGAAACAATGTGAAATTCATGTATGCAGAAAATTTTGTTTACTCCCCTGTAGTTTCCAAAATAAAAAGGATGATAGAGGCTTCTAAAAGTCCAATTATTGAAATAAGAGCAGAAGAGAGCCATTCAGGATCCCATGCGGAATATTCAAGAAGATGGAGGACTTCTGGTGGAGGAAGTCTCTTAAGAATGGGATCTCATCCTGTTGGTGTAGTTCTTCACTTAAAAGCCTTTGAGGGAAGACTTAGACATGGAAGACCAATAAAACCTATATATGTGGTAGGAGAAGTTGGGAATTTAACGAAAATATCAGAGGTTCAAAGGGAAGAAAAGCATTACATTTTTACTAATTGGAGAGATGTTGAGGATTGGTCTTGCCTTATAATAACTTTTGAGGATAATAGTAAGGCAACAATTTTTGCTTCTGATACAAGTCTTGGTGGTGTCAAAAATCTTGTCTATGTTTATACTTCTCAGGGAGTTATATATGGTAATATAACTCCAAATAGTACGATATTAGCATATGCTCCATCTCCTGATACGTGGAAGGATGAATATATAGCAGAAAAAATTGAGACAAAAGCGGGTTGGAATTTCCCATTCCCAGATGAAGATTGGATTCGTGGTTACCCACAAGAAATAAGAGGTTTTATGGAGTGTGTAATTCACAATAGGGAACCAATTTCAGATTTTGAATTAGCAAAAGATACTGTGAATGTAATTTATGCAGGTTATACTTCAGCTGAAGAAGGCGTGAGAGTAAGGGTTTTGTAA